In a genomic window of Suricata suricatta isolate VVHF042 chromosome 12, meerkat_22Aug2017_6uvM2_HiC, whole genome shotgun sequence:
- the SPATA25 gene encoding spermatogenesis-associated protein 25, whose product MSYFMSPQAHQGHLPSSQGGAASPGSSLGLYGPVEPVVVASGGPGPLSQQAEQLVPAAQAWGPALAVPEARGCPGGTSWETLQRKEYSRHNHKFPHAMQPEGLGWEDGSRGSAPHLGGPCWPGPLLLSGLSPGILPMPSEARGKEASSQPDICILTLAMMIAGIPTVPVPGLREEDLIRAAQAFMMAHPEPEGAGEGARCDQPRAHTASGQMPLMRPRRGQPPGPYL is encoded by the exons ATGTCCTATTTCATGTCTCCACAAGCTCATCAAGGTCATCTGCCTTCCAGCCAAG GTGGGGCTGCCTCTCCAGGCTCATCCCTTGGCCTCTATGGTCCGGTAGAGCCAGTGGTGGTGGCCTCTGGTGGACCAGGCCCACTGAGCCAGCAAGCTGAGCAGCTGGTACCTGctgcccaggcctggggcccGGCCCTGGCAGTGCCGGAAGCCAGGGGCTGCCCTGGGGGGACTAGCTGGGAGACCCTGCAGCGGAAGGAGTACAGCCGCCATAACCACAAATTCCCCCACGCAATGCAGCCTGAGGGCTTGGGCTGGGAGGACGGCTCCAGGGGCAGCGCTCCCCACCTGGGTGGCCCCTGCTGGCCTGGGCCCCTGCTGCTGTCTGGGCTGTCACCAGGGATTTTACCGATGCCCTCTGAGGCCAGGGGGAAGGAGGCCAGCTCCCAGCCTGACATCTGCATCCTTACCCTGGCCATGATGATTGCTGGCATCCCCACCGTGCCTGTCCCGGGCCTGCGGGAAGAGGACCTGATCCGGGCGGCTCAAGCTTTCATGATGGCCCATCCGGAGccagagggggctggggagggggcgcggTGCGACCAGCCACGCGCCCACACAGCCTCTGGGCAAATGCCCCTAATGAGACCCCGGAGAGGCCAGCCTCCTGGCCCCTACTTGTAG
- the NEURL2 gene encoding neuralized-like protein 2, translating to MAAVSEPGDLGAPWRPARPEPPPTRFHPVHGANIRVDPSGTRATRVESFAHGLCFSREPLAPGQVFLVEIEEKELGWCGHLRLGLTALDPATLAAVPEFSLPDLVSLGHTWVFAITRHHNRVPREDRPEAEAAVPSRPPALLVEPYLCIEQFRIPRDRLVGRSRPGLYSHLLDQLYELNVLPPTARRSRLGVLFCPRPDGTADMHIVINGEDMGPSARGLPAAQPLYAVVDVFASTKSVRLVQLEYGLPSLQTLCRLVIQRSVVHRLAIDGLHLPKGLKDFCKYE from the exons ATGGCTGCTGTCTCCGAGCCCGGGGACTTGGGTGCGCCCTGGAGACCAGCGCGCCCCGAGCCCCCTCCTACCCGCTTCCACCCGGTTCATGGTGCCAACATCCGCGTGGACCCCTCCGGGACGCGGGCCACACGCGTGGAGAGTTTCGCTCACGGCCTGTGCTTCAGTCGCGAGCCGCTGGCCCCGGGCCAGGTATTCTTGGTCGAGATCGAGGAGAAAGAACTGGGCTGGTGCGGGCACCTGCGCCTCGGCCTGACTGCGCTAGACCCCGCAACTCTGGCCGCGGTGCCCGAGTTTTCGCTGCCGGACCTGGTCAGCCTCGGCCACACCTGGGTCTTTGCCATCACGCGCCATCACAACCGCGTGCCCCGGGAGGACCGCCCGGAGGCAGAGGCAGCGGTGCCCAGCCGCCCCCCAGCCCTCTTGGTGGAACCCTATCTGTGCATTGAGCAGTTTCGTATTCCCCGCGACCGCCTGGTGGGCCGCAGCCGGCCCGGGCTCTACAGCCACCTCTTGGATCAGCTGTATGAGCTGAATGTGCTGCCTCCGACCGCGCGCCGCAGCCGCCTGGGCGTTCTTTTCTGCCCGCGCCCGGACGGCACGGCGGACATGCACATCGTCATCAACGGCGAGGACATGGGCCCCAGCGCCCGGGGGCTGCCAGCCGCCCAGCCCCTCTACGCAGTGGTGGACGTGTTTGCCTCCACCAAGAGCGTGCGCCTGGTCCAGCTCGAGTATGGCT TGCCATCCCTGCAGACTCTGTGCCGCCTAGTCATCCAGAGGAGTGTGGTGCACCGGCTGGCCATTGATGGGCTCCATCTGCCAAAAGGACTTAAGGATTTCTGCAAGTATGAGTAA